In Neokomagataea tanensis, one genomic interval encodes:
- a CDS encoding glutathione peroxidase produces the protein MPSIYDFSLPSLDGKTINFSDYQGRPILLVNTASKCGFTPQYEGLQHLWSVYGREKDNGLAIIGIPSNEFGNQEPGSSDEIGAFCHRNYGVSFPMAAKASVRGPDAIPLFKWLRKEGGFLSTPRWNFYKYLINGQGHLDKWYTSLTKPEGKRIEHAVQRLLLDC, from the coding sequence ATGCCAAGCATATATGACTTCAGCCTACCGTCCCTCGATGGAAAGACCATAAATTTTTCTGACTATCAGGGCCGCCCGATCCTACTCGTAAACACAGCATCAAAATGCGGCTTCACCCCTCAATATGAGGGGCTTCAACACCTGTGGTCCGTCTATGGCCGTGAAAAAGATAACGGGCTTGCCATTATCGGTATTCCATCCAACGAATTTGGCAACCAAGAGCCGGGCTCGTCAGATGAAATCGGTGCGTTCTGCCACCGCAATTACGGCGTTAGCTTTCCGATGGCCGCCAAAGCCTCTGTGCGCGGCCCTGACGCCATCCCTCTTTTCAAATGGCTCCGTAAGGAAGGCGGCTTCCTCTCAACCCCACGCTGGAACTTCTACAAATATCTGATCAACGGCCAAGGCCATCTTGATAAGTGGTATACTTCTCTTACGAAACCTGAAGGCAAACGTATTGAGCACGCTGTGCAACGCCTGCTCTTGGATTGCTGA
- a CDS encoding M28 family metallopeptidase: MTFRRRAYSSLLLGTALALTLGKAVAAPFDPASLGPINPARMSDAIKVLASDPFQGRAPGTPGEAVTVKWLIEQYQKIGLEPGGDNGGWTQTVPMLRTRPNPSTVATVRTGAKTSQFHQLNDLVLSTLQPRKRVVIDHAPLVFVGYGVSAPERNWDDFKGVDLHGKIAVFLVNDPDFEAASNEPVSGRFGGKTMTYYGRWTYKFEEAARQGALGALIIHDTAGASYPWSTVIAPSGEEYDILRPNAATASVPMIGWMSTPTAERIFAQAGLDLPHLRVAARSPDFKPVTLADTTFSVKMSVKVDYLKSQNVIGKISGSKYPDESVLFGAHWDAFGQSKNPKGQVSIRRGAIDDGSGIAALFELARSFQSGPKPLRTLRFAAWTGEERGLLGSNWYATHPLAPLEKTAADLTMDVLQMAGPSRNAYIIGAGQDSLQDQFADAAKEQGRTTEPESMPERGAFYRADHLPFARAGVPVLAVMDMAGPFDLYEGGKEAGLTWLKNYMQCYHQACDEWRADWDLRGAAQDVEAVRRVGAKLAFSHDWPTWKQGSEFAAIRQKSSAVRSETP, translated from the coding sequence ATGACCTTTCGCCGCCGTGCTTATTCCTCTCTTTTGCTTGGTACTGCCCTTGCTTTAACTCTCGGCAAAGCCGTTGCTGCGCCGTTTGATCCGGCGTCGTTAGGGCCGATTAATCCGGCACGTATGTCAGATGCTATCAAAGTGCTTGCCTCGGATCCTTTTCAAGGTCGTGCGCCGGGGACACCGGGTGAAGCGGTTACGGTAAAATGGCTGATTGAGCAGTACCAGAAAATTGGTTTGGAGCCGGGTGGCGATAATGGAGGCTGGACGCAAACGGTCCCGATGTTGCGTACACGCCCCAACCCTTCCACGGTGGCCACTGTACGCACCGGGGCAAAAACCAGCCAGTTCCATCAGTTGAATGACCTTGTTCTTTCAACGCTTCAGCCGCGTAAGCGGGTGGTAATTGACCACGCACCGCTTGTATTTGTCGGCTACGGCGTATCCGCCCCTGAGCGGAATTGGGATGACTTCAAGGGCGTAGACTTGCATGGGAAAATTGCCGTATTTTTGGTGAACGACCCAGATTTTGAGGCTGCATCCAACGAACCTGTTTCTGGGCGGTTTGGCGGCAAAACAATGACCTATTATGGCCGTTGGACGTATAAATTCGAGGAAGCGGCGCGGCAGGGTGCCCTTGGTGCTCTTATCATTCACGATACGGCTGGTGCATCTTACCCCTGGAGCACGGTGATTGCCCCGAGCGGTGAGGAATATGATATTTTGCGCCCTAATGCGGCGACAGCATCTGTCCCGATGATTGGGTGGATGTCGACACCGACAGCGGAGCGTATTTTTGCGCAAGCTGGACTGGACCTGCCGCATCTAAGGGTCGCAGCACGCTCGCCTGATTTCAAGCCGGTGACGTTGGCTGACACGACGTTCTCGGTCAAAATGTCTGTAAAAGTGGATTACCTGAAGAGCCAAAACGTTATTGGTAAAATCAGTGGCTCCAAATACCCTGATGAGAGTGTTTTGTTCGGCGCGCATTGGGACGCTTTTGGTCAGAGTAAAAACCCGAAAGGTCAGGTTTCCATCCGTCGTGGAGCTATTGATGATGGCTCAGGTATTGCGGCGCTTTTTGAATTGGCGCGGTCTTTCCAATCAGGTCCGAAGCCGTTGCGCACGCTCCGCTTTGCAGCATGGACCGGAGAAGAGCGCGGGCTGCTGGGCTCCAACTGGTATGCGACACACCCTCTAGCACCGCTTGAAAAAACAGCTGCAGATTTAACGATGGATGTATTGCAGATGGCTGGGCCATCTCGGAATGCTTACATTATTGGGGCAGGGCAGGACAGCTTGCAGGACCAGTTTGCCGATGCTGCAAAAGAGCAAGGGCGGACTACAGAGCCTGAATCTATGCCAGAGCGCGGCGCTTTTTATCGTGCCGATCATTTGCCGTTTGCACGGGCAGGAGTGCCGGTCTTGGCCGTAATGGATATGGCGGGTCCGTTTGACTTGTATGAGGGGGGCAAAGAGGCTGGCCTGACATGGCTCAAAAATTACATGCAGTGTTACCATCAGGCGTGTGATGAATGGCGCGCTGATTGGGACCTGCGTGGGGCGGCGCAAGATGTAGAGGCTGTGCGCCGGGTGGGGGCCAAGCTCGCATTTTCCCATGACTGGCCAACATGGAAGCAAGGCTCTGAATTTGCGGCGATACGCCAAAAAAGCAGCGC